From the genome of Rhizobium binae, one region includes:
- a CDS encoding sugar ABC transporter ATP-binding protein, whose product MIGLEEVSHRHDDSATLKEANRIPAGSPILELKGLQKNYGHVQALKPATMTFLAGEIHAIVGENGAGKSTLIKLLTGVITRTAGEVLWCGHPVGLSTPNEAIARGINAVHQEVVLCRHLTVAANLFLGDEVNRYGLMRKKQMEKMAQAVLDDLGFGLPAGALLSSLTIGQQQLVATARAAMRGTQFLIFDEPTAYLTRQESAQLFKLIRRLQGEGVTIVYISHRMEEVFELADRVSVLRDGTHVGTRLIGETNEAELIALMINRSIEQIYHKEEIAIGQTIVEVKGLSGPGFEDVSLSVKAGQIVGLYGLIGAGRSEFALGLYGRQPISAGEIHWMGKRVDIRNERTAMELGIALAPESRRDQGLCLNLSIGLNINLPVFGRLSHGPVINHARESANADRQIRDLSIKTPSRRVPASSMSGGNQQKIVIGKWLSHGARLFIFDEPTVGVDVGTKAEIYRLFAKLLKEGAGIILISSYLPEVYELADRLHVFRGGRLVASHDFHAATHEQVLSEAIGV is encoded by the coding sequence ATGATCGGACTGGAAGAGGTCAGTCATCGCCACGATGACAGCGCCACGCTGAAAGAAGCCAATCGCATTCCCGCCGGATCGCCTATCCTCGAACTGAAAGGCCTGCAGAAGAATTACGGTCATGTGCAGGCGCTGAAGCCGGCGACGATGACCTTCCTGGCCGGAGAGATCCACGCCATCGTCGGCGAAAACGGCGCCGGTAAATCCACCCTCATCAAATTGCTCACCGGTGTCATCACCCGGACGGCCGGCGAGGTGTTGTGGTGCGGCCATCCGGTGGGGCTGTCGACGCCGAACGAGGCCATCGCCCGCGGCATCAACGCCGTCCACCAGGAAGTCGTGCTCTGCCGGCACCTGACGGTGGCCGCCAACCTCTTCCTCGGCGACGAGGTCAACCGCTACGGGCTGATGCGCAAGAAGCAGATGGAGAAGATGGCGCAAGCCGTGCTCGACGATCTCGGCTTCGGCCTGCCTGCCGGCGCGCTTCTGAGCTCGCTGACGATCGGCCAGCAGCAGCTGGTGGCAACGGCGCGGGCGGCGATGCGCGGCACGCAGTTCCTGATCTTCGACGAACCCACGGCCTATCTGACGCGCCAGGAATCGGCGCAGCTCTTCAAGCTGATCCGCCGACTGCAGGGCGAAGGCGTCACCATCGTCTATATCAGCCACCGCATGGAGGAAGTCTTCGAACTGGCCGACCGTGTCTCGGTGCTGCGCGACGGCACGCATGTCGGCACGCGGCTGATCGGCGAGACCAACGAGGCCGAGCTGATCGCTTTGATGATCAACCGCTCGATCGAGCAGATCTACCACAAGGAAGAGATCGCCATCGGCCAGACGATCGTCGAGGTCAAGGGTCTTTCAGGTCCGGGCTTCGAGGACGTGTCGCTCAGCGTCAAAGCCGGACAGATTGTCGGTCTCTACGGGCTGATCGGCGCCGGCCGCAGCGAATTTGCGCTCGGCCTCTACGGGCGCCAGCCGATCAGCGCCGGTGAAATCCACTGGATGGGCAAGCGTGTCGATATCCGCAACGAACGCACGGCGATGGAGCTCGGCATTGCGCTGGCGCCGGAAAGCCGGCGCGACCAGGGGCTTTGCCTCAACCTTTCGATCGGCCTCAACATCAACCTGCCGGTCTTCGGGCGGCTTAGCCATGGGCCGGTCATCAACCACGCGCGGGAGTCGGCCAATGCCGACAGACAGATCCGCGATCTCAGCATCAAGACACCGAGCCGGCGGGTTCCGGCCTCCAGCATGTCGGGCGGCAACCAGCAGAAGATCGTCATCGGCAAGTGGCTGAGCCACGGCGCGAGGCTGTTCATCTTCGACGAGCCGACCGTCGGCGTCGACGTCGGCACCAAGGCGGAAATCTACCGGCTGTTCGCCAAGCTGCTGAAGGAGGGGGCGGGCATCATTCTGATCTCCTCCTACCTGCCCGAAGTCTACGAACTGGCCGACCGGCTGCACGTCTTCCGCGGCGGCAGGCTCGTCGCCAGCCATGATTTCCACGCGGCGACGCATGAACAAGTGCTCAGCGAAGCGATCGGCGTCTGA
- a CDS encoding UxaA family hydrolase — translation MDKQPWIILSAGDNVAVATAAIAPGSMVAGVEARQKIEPGHKVAIADIPLGAAVVKYGQAIGRTTAEVKAGDHVHSHNLHFENDRLAATANSAPEKATAEDKARTFMGYRRADGRAATRNYIGIIASVNCSTTVCRAIADEANRTILPHYEGIDGFVPIVHDQGCGMSSTGDGMNVLHRTLAGYTRHVNFGGVLMIGLGCEVNQLTLYGQSGAGASKRHFNIQDAGGSRRAVERAMGMLREIAADVGREKRAPIPIGEIIIGLQCGGSDGFSGITANPALGVAADLLAAAGGTAILSETSEIYGAEHLLRSRAVSDDVAKKLDEKIAWWEAYVALHGASLDNNPSPGNKRGGLTTILEKSLGAVAKGGRSPLTAVYGYAERVTAPGLVFMDTPGYDPVSATGQVAGGANMIAFTTGRGSCFGCRPAPSLKLSSNSALYAAMEEDMDIDCGTIATGDATISGKGREIFDLIIETASGKRTKSELFGYGDNEFVPWHLGATL, via the coding sequence TTGGACAAGCAGCCTTGGATCATCCTGTCGGCCGGCGACAATGTCGCGGTCGCAACGGCCGCCATCGCGCCGGGCTCGATGGTTGCCGGCGTCGAGGCCCGCCAGAAGATCGAGCCGGGCCACAAGGTGGCGATCGCCGATATTCCGCTTGGAGCCGCCGTGGTGAAATACGGTCAGGCGATCGGCCGCACCACGGCCGAGGTCAAGGCCGGCGACCATGTGCACAGCCACAATCTGCATTTCGAAAACGACCGGCTGGCCGCCACCGCCAATTCGGCGCCGGAAAAAGCGACCGCCGAAGACAAGGCGCGCACCTTCATGGGTTATCGCCGCGCCGACGGCCGGGCGGCGACCCGCAATTATATCGGCATCATCGCCAGCGTGAACTGTTCCACCACGGTCTGCCGGGCGATCGCCGACGAGGCAAACCGGACGATCCTGCCGCATTATGAAGGCATCGACGGTTTCGTGCCGATCGTGCACGACCAGGGCTGCGGCATGAGCTCGACCGGCGACGGCATGAACGTGCTGCACCGGACACTGGCCGGTTATACGCGACATGTGAATTTCGGCGGCGTGCTGATGATCGGCCTCGGCTGCGAGGTCAACCAGCTGACGCTGTACGGCCAGAGCGGCGCCGGCGCCTCGAAGCGGCATTTCAACATCCAGGACGCCGGCGGCTCGCGCCGCGCGGTCGAGCGCGCCATGGGCATGCTGCGCGAAATCGCCGCCGATGTCGGCAGGGAAAAGCGCGCGCCGATCCCGATCGGCGAGATCATCATCGGCCTGCAATGCGGCGGTTCGGACGGCTTTTCCGGCATCACGGCCAATCCGGCGCTCGGCGTGGCCGCCGATCTGCTGGCCGCGGCCGGCGGCACGGCGATCCTGTCGGAAACCTCGGAAATCTATGGCGCCGAGCACCTGCTGCGCAGCCGCGCCGTCAGCGACGACGTAGCGAAAAAACTCGACGAGAAAATCGCCTGGTGGGAGGCGTATGTGGCGCTGCACGGCGCCTCGCTCGACAACAACCCCTCGCCCGGCAACAAGCGCGGCGGCCTCACCACCATTCTGGAAAAATCGCTCGGTGCCGTCGCCAAGGGCGGGCGTTCACCGCTGACGGCCGTCTATGGTTATGCCGAGCGGGTGACGGCCCCCGGCCTCGTCTTCATGGACACGCCCGGCTACGACCCGGTCTCGGCAACTGGACAAGTGGCCGGCGGCGCGAACATGATCGCCTTCACTACCGGCCGCGGCAGCTGCTTCGGCTGCCGGCCGGCGCCGTCGCTGAAGCTTTCCAGCAATTCGGCGCTCTATGCGGCGATGGAAGAGGATATGGACATCGATTGCGGCACCATCGCCACCGGCGATGCGACGATCAGCGGCAAGGGCCGCGAGATCTTCGACCTGATCATCGAGACGGCCTCGGGCAAAAGGACGAAGAGCGAACTCTTCGGCTATGGCGACAATGAATTTGTGCCCTGGCATCTCGGCGCAACGCTCTGA
- a CDS encoding aldo/keto reductase: MKTRRIGKTKLEVTEFSFGAAALGGLYRACPREQAMETLQAAWDSGIRYFDVAPWYGLGLAERRVGDFLRDQPDASFVLSTKVGRLLRPVPTGTVPDYSYVDPLSFDADYDYSYDGIMRSVEFSYARLGLNRIDILYVHDIGGYTHGAAKNAVYQKQLLDSGVKALEELKSSGAISAFGLGVNEVPVCLDVMRHADLDCILLAGRYTLLDRSAVAELLPLCRQKGTSLVVGGVFNSGILATGPVPGSHFDYMPATEEVLAKVGAMEAIAKRHGVPLAAAAMQFPLRDPIVASVLIGTAKASSLTRNMEIVAPQLPDSIYGEFEPYTLVAPPLGAEAVRV, encoded by the coding sequence ATGAAGACGAGACGGATCGGCAAGACCAAGCTCGAGGTGACCGAATTCAGCTTCGGCGCGGCTGCGCTCGGCGGCCTCTACCGCGCCTGCCCACGCGAGCAGGCAATGGAAACCCTGCAGGCCGCCTGGGACAGCGGCATCCGCTATTTCGACGTCGCACCCTGGTACGGGCTCGGCCTTGCCGAACGGCGGGTCGGCGATTTCCTGCGTGACCAGCCGGATGCTTCCTTCGTGCTCTCCACCAAGGTCGGCCGGCTGCTGCGGCCGGTGCCGACGGGAACCGTGCCTGACTACAGCTATGTCGATCCGCTCTCCTTCGATGCCGATTATGATTATTCCTATGACGGCATCATGCGCTCGGTGGAGTTCAGCTATGCCCGCCTCGGGCTCAACCGCATCGATATTCTCTACGTGCACGATATCGGCGGCTATACGCATGGCGCGGCGAAGAACGCGGTCTATCAGAAGCAGCTTCTCGATTCCGGCGTGAAAGCGCTCGAAGAGCTGAAATCGTCGGGCGCCATCTCCGCCTTCGGCCTCGGCGTCAACGAGGTTCCCGTCTGCCTCGACGTCATGCGCCATGCCGATCTCGACTGCATCCTGCTTGCCGGCCGCTATACGCTGCTCGACCGCTCGGCGGTCGCCGAATTGCTGCCGCTCTGCCGCCAGAAGGGGACCTCGCTCGTCGTCGGCGGCGTCTTCAACTCCGGCATCCTCGCCACCGGCCCGGTGCCAGGTTCGCATTTCGATTATATGCCGGCCACCGAAGAGGTGCTCGCCAAGGTCGGCGCCATGGAGGCGATAGCCAAGCGTCACGGCGTGCCGCTCGCGGCAGCCGCCATGCAGTTTCCACTGCGCGACCCGATCGTCGCCTCGGTGCTGATCGGCACGGCGAAGGCTTCGAGCCTGACGCGCAACATGGAAATCGTCGCGCCGCAGCTGCCCGACAGCATCTACGGCGAATTCGAGCCCTATACGCTGGTCGCGCCGCCGCTCGGCGCCGAAGCGGTCCGCGTCTGA
- a CDS encoding ABC transporter permease → MTATPTEIVAPPPRRKMNILFGLTLIGLLIFLWIVLGFVTTSFWTPLNISNLLRQGAMTAILALGQTFVIITAGIDLSVGAIVGFCTVIIAWLLQAGVPLWAAIVLTLAIGVAIGAFHGFGIVHMGLPPFIITLATLTSLRGIGLLITNGSTISITDESFSNFARADFLGIPSLFWMVILVAVPSFVFLHLSRWGRYLFAVGSNAEAARLSGVNVKGMIYLAYILSAGFAAFVGVLLASRIAIGNATQADGWELQAIASSVIGGTSLFGAVGSVHGPLIGAFILATINNGANLLNVNSFWQRIITGLLIIVIVFFDQLRRRKSN, encoded by the coding sequence ATGACTGCCACCCCCACCGAAATCGTCGCGCCGCCGCCACGCCGGAAAATGAACATCCTGTTCGGCCTGACCCTGATCGGCCTGCTGATCTTCCTCTGGATCGTGCTCGGCTTCGTCACCACCAGCTTCTGGACGCCGCTCAACATTTCCAACCTGCTGCGTCAGGGCGCCATGACGGCGATCCTGGCGCTCGGCCAGACCTTCGTCATCATCACCGCCGGCATCGACCTCTCGGTCGGCGCGATCGTCGGCTTCTGCACCGTCATCATCGCCTGGCTGTTGCAGGCGGGCGTGCCGCTTTGGGCAGCGATCGTGCTGACGCTTGCCATCGGTGTCGCGATCGGCGCCTTCCACGGCTTCGGCATCGTGCATATGGGCCTGCCGCCCTTCATCATCACGCTGGCAACCCTGACGTCGCTGCGCGGCATCGGCCTGCTGATCACCAATGGCTCGACGATCAGCATCACCGACGAGAGTTTCAGCAATTTCGCGCGTGCCGATTTCCTCGGCATTCCGAGTCTGTTCTGGATGGTCATCCTGGTGGCGGTGCCCTCCTTCGTCTTCCTGCATTTGAGCCGCTGGGGCCGCTATCTCTTCGCCGTCGGCTCGAATGCCGAAGCCGCGCGCCTCTCCGGTGTCAACGTCAAGGGCATGATCTACCTTGCCTATATCCTCTCGGCCGGCTTCGCCGCCTTCGTCGGCGTGCTGCTCGCCTCGCGCATCGCCATCGGCAATGCGACACAGGCCGACGGCTGGGAACTGCAGGCGATCGCCTCCTCGGTCATCGGCGGCACCAGCCTGTTCGGCGCGGTCGGTTCGGTGCACGGCCCGCTGATCGGCGCCTTCATCCTCGCCACCATCAACAACGGCGCCAATCTTCTGAACGTCAACTCCTTCTGGCAGCGCATCATCACCGGTCTGCTGATCATCGTGATCGTCTTCTTCGACCAGCTGCGCCGCCGCAAGAGCAATTGA
- a CDS encoding GntR family transcriptional regulator — protein MARQNTVFKEAYNRYAAALRTDTALPSEPEIAAQLGVSRSTARAILTRLSDEGIIRWNKRQKIVLREPTDRDLFPSEETDSLHDIIERSFMRRILADDAAPGMQINELELAREIGTGTTSVREFLIRFSRFGLIEKRPNSHWTLKGFTREFALELADVREMFELHSAAEFGRLPRDNQAWTDLAAIRDEHHAMLADINQRFKDFSVLDERFHLLIHRASKNRFIADFYDAIAIVFHYHYQWNKTAARERNERAIHEHLDYIAALESGDQAAIEKACRVHLRSARQTLLQSLPQIATESA, from the coding sequence ATGGCAAGGCAGAACACGGTCTTCAAGGAAGCCTATAACAGGTACGCCGCGGCCCTGCGCACGGATACCGCGCTCCCGTCCGAGCCGGAGATCGCCGCCCAGCTCGGCGTCAGCCGCTCCACCGCGCGCGCCATCCTCACACGCCTCAGCGATGAAGGCATCATCCGCTGGAACAAACGTCAGAAGATCGTGCTGCGCGAGCCCACCGACCGCGACCTCTTTCCCTCCGAAGAGACGGATTCGCTGCATGACATCATCGAGCGCAGTTTCATGCGGCGCATCCTGGCCGATGACGCCGCCCCCGGCATGCAGATCAACGAATTGGAGCTTGCGCGCGAGATCGGCACCGGCACGACGAGCGTGCGCGAATTCCTGATCCGCTTCTCCCGCTTCGGCCTCATCGAAAAGCGGCCGAACAGCCATTGGACGCTGAAAGGCTTCACCCGCGAATTCGCTCTCGAACTCGCCGATGTCCGCGAGATGTTCGAGCTGCATTCGGCCGCCGAATTCGGCAGGCTTCCTCGCGACAACCAGGCCTGGACCGATCTTGCCGCCATTCGCGACGAACATCACGCCATGCTTGCCGACATCAACCAGCGCTTCAAGGATTTCTCCGTCCTTGACGAACGTTTCCACCTCCTGATCCACCGCGCCTCGAAGAACCGCTTCATCGCCGATTTCTACGATGCGATCGCCATCGTCTTCCACTATCACTATCAGTGGAACAAGACCGCCGCCCGCGAGCGCAACGAGCGCGCCATCCACGAACATCTCGATTATATCGCCGCACTCGAATCCGGCGACCAGGCGGCCATCGAGAAAGCCTGCCGCGTCCACCTGCGCTCCGCCCGCCAGACCCTGCTGCAATCCCTGCCACAAATCGCGACGGAGAGCGCGTGA
- a CDS encoding ABC transporter substrate-binding protein — MSIVKSLLSRRAFTALAGAAVIATAMPVTSFAADVTIPIIVKDTTSFYWQIVLAGARKAGKDLGVNVPELGAQAESDINGQISILENAVAGKPAAIVISPTEFKALGKPIDEAAKSVPIIGIDSGADSKAFSSFLTTDNVQGGRIAADGLAAAIKEMTGKEEGDVVILTNLPGVGSLEQRREGFLDQIKTKHPGLKVIADKYGDGQATTGLNMMTDLITANPNLVGVFASNLILAQGVGQAIAENKLGDKIKVIGFDSDDKTVGFLKDGAIAGLVVQDPYRMGYDGIKTALAVSKGEKVPENVDTGANLVTKANMADPKIDALLNPKIK; from the coding sequence ATGAGCATTGTTAAATCCCTTCTGTCCCGCCGCGCCTTTACCGCGCTGGCAGGTGCAGCCGTCATCGCCACGGCGATGCCGGTCACGTCCTTTGCTGCCGACGTGACGATCCCGATCATCGTCAAGGACACGACGTCCTTCTACTGGCAGATCGTTCTGGCAGGCGCCCGCAAGGCCGGCAAGGATCTCGGCGTCAACGTGCCGGAGCTCGGCGCGCAGGCAGAATCCGACATCAACGGCCAGATCAGCATTCTGGAGAATGCCGTTGCCGGCAAGCCGGCCGCCATCGTCATCTCGCCGACCGAGTTCAAGGCGCTCGGCAAGCCGATCGACGAAGCCGCCAAGTCGGTTCCGATCATCGGCATCGACTCTGGTGCCGACTCCAAGGCGTTCAGCTCGTTCCTGACGACCGACAACGTCCAGGGCGGCCGCATTGCCGCTGACGGTCTTGCCGCCGCCATCAAGGAGATGACGGGCAAGGAAGAAGGCGACGTCGTCATCCTGACCAATCTTCCCGGCGTCGGCTCGCTGGAACAGCGCCGCGAAGGCTTCCTGGATCAGATCAAGACCAAGCATCCCGGCCTGAAGGTCATCGCCGACAAGTATGGCGACGGCCAGGCGACGACCGGCCTCAACATGATGACCGACCTGATCACCGCCAATCCGAACCTCGTCGGCGTCTTCGCCTCGAACCTGATCCTGGCGCAGGGCGTTGGCCAGGCGATCGCCGAAAACAAGCTCGGCGACAAGATCAAGGTCATCGGCTTCGACAGTGACGACAAGACGGTGGGCTTCCTCAAGGATGGCGCGATCGCCGGCCTCGTCGTTCAGGACCCCTATCGCATGGGCTATGACGGCATCAAGACCGCGCTTGCCGTCTCCAAGGGCGAAAAGGTTCCTGAGAATGTCGACACCGGCGCCAACCTCGTCACCAAGGCGAATATGGCCGATCCGAAGATCGACGCGCTCCTGAACCCGAAGATCAAGTAA
- a CDS encoding zinc-binding alcohol dehydrogenase family protein: MKAVVCREPGVLEIVERPSPAAPAPGWVRLAVSHVGICGTDYHIFEGKHPFLEYPRVMGHEISATVIAAGDGVTLAAGTPVIVNPYLSCGQCVACRQGKPNCCTNIKVLGVHTDGAFCEEISVPAGNLYPAEGLSLEAAATTEFLAIGAHAVRRSLASAGARALVIGAGPIGLGAAIFSRIAGHEVTLLDTSTERLQMAAERFGFTSGIVADEKTADAVREKTHGDGFDVVFDATGYGPSMEKAFSFVAHGGALVLVSVVKDDIRFSDPEFHKREMMLIGSRNATRADFEHVADSIAKGLVPVDKLITHRTTLADAPRDLARWAHEKSGLIKAVIRVGG, from the coding sequence ATGAAAGCAGTTGTTTGCCGCGAGCCCGGCGTGCTCGAGATCGTCGAACGGCCATCCCCCGCCGCACCGGCGCCCGGCTGGGTGCGGCTCGCCGTCAGCCATGTCGGCATCTGCGGCACGGATTATCATATTTTCGAGGGCAAGCACCCGTTCCTCGAATATCCCCGGGTGATGGGGCACGAAATCTCGGCGACGGTCATCGCAGCCGGCGACGGCGTAACGCTTGCGGCCGGCACGCCGGTCATCGTCAACCCCTATCTCTCCTGCGGCCAATGTGTCGCCTGCCGCCAGGGCAAGCCAAATTGCTGCACCAATATCAAGGTGCTCGGCGTCCATACCGACGGCGCCTTCTGCGAGGAGATTTCTGTTCCGGCAGGCAATCTCTATCCCGCCGAGGGTCTCAGCCTGGAGGCGGCGGCGACGACGGAATTTCTGGCAATCGGGGCCCATGCAGTGCGCCGCTCGCTGGCCAGCGCCGGCGCACGCGCGCTCGTCATCGGCGCCGGCCCGATCGGCCTCGGGGCGGCGATCTTCTCGCGTATTGCCGGTCACGAGGTGACGCTGCTCGATACCAGTACCGAACGGCTGCAGATGGCTGCGGAACGATTTGGTTTTACCTCAGGCATCGTCGCCGATGAGAAAACCGCCGATGCCGTGCGGGAAAAAACTCATGGCGACGGATTCGACGTGGTGTTCGACGCCACGGGTTACGGCCCCTCGATGGAGAAAGCCTTCTCCTTTGTCGCCCATGGCGGCGCATTGGTGCTGGTCAGCGTCGTCAAGGACGACATCCGCTTCTCCGACCCGGAATTCCACAAACGCGAGATGATGTTGATCGGCAGCCGCAACGCCACCCGCGCCGACTTCGAACATGTGGCGGATTCGATCGCCAAGGGGCTGGTGCCGGTGGATAAGCTCATCACCCATCGCACGACGCTTGCCGATGCCCCGCGCGATCTCGCCCGCTGGGCGCATGAGAAGAGCGGGCTGATCAAGGCGGTGATCCGGGTTGGTGGGTAG
- a CDS encoding RbsD/FucU family protein, with translation MLKGIHPLLGPDLLHALKTMGHGDDIVISDANFPSGSMGPPVIRADGVSATAMAEAILTHMPLDTFVPETAWRMEVVGDPQAVPEVCAEFQEIVSRRAGDFPIVPVERFAFYAMARKAAYIVATSEFRLYGNLILKKGVVHPHEVEFGR, from the coding sequence ATGCTCAAAGGAATTCATCCACTGCTCGGCCCCGACCTGCTCCATGCGCTGAAGACCATGGGGCACGGCGACGACATCGTCATATCGGACGCCAATTTTCCCTCGGGCTCGATGGGTCCGCCGGTCATCCGCGCCGACGGCGTCAGCGCCACCGCCATGGCCGAAGCCATTCTGACCCATATGCCGCTCGACACCTTCGTGCCGGAGACGGCATGGCGGATGGAGGTGGTCGGCGATCCCCAGGCCGTGCCCGAAGTCTGCGCCGAATTCCAAGAGATCGTCTCGAGGCGCGCCGGCGATTTTCCCATCGTCCCGGTGGAGCGCTTCGCCTTCTATGCGATGGCGCGCAAGGCGGCCTATATCGTCGCGACATCGGAATTCCGCCTGTATGGCAACCTGATTTTGAAGAAGGGCGTCGTGCATCCCCATGAGGTTGAATTCGGCCGGTAG